The following coding sequences are from one Pseudomonas mendocina window:
- a CDS encoding PilZ domain-containing protein gives MQSDPLLTQDELDYIQKILSTSSRRRRPSTAPQLAIGEQLSELLSRLGNQEQLSLDTHRDDQHLSFPLHLIQDEQSHSRLELGAPLIFEHGVNERPWRLELPAPLTLLDSDDRPSGLQAMELSHSGMLVHYGKPGSPAKDQLLQLMLPQQRRVQLRARLVRRLSQARYAYSLTTLHAEDEQTLRQYLFEQHSDLQHRPATIG, from the coding sequence ATGCAAAGCGATCCGCTGCTGACTCAGGACGAACTGGACTACATCCAGAAGATCCTTTCCACCTCCTCGCGCAGGCGCCGTCCCAGTACGGCGCCACAGTTGGCCATTGGGGAACAGCTGAGCGAACTACTCAGCCGTCTGGGCAATCAAGAGCAACTGAGCCTGGACACTCACCGCGACGACCAGCACCTGAGCTTTCCGCTGCATCTGATTCAGGATGAACAGAGTCATTCGCGCCTGGAATTGGGCGCACCGTTGATCTTCGAACACGGGGTCAATGAGCGACCCTGGCGGCTGGAGCTGCCGGCACCACTGACCTTGCTCGACAGCGACGATCGTCCCAGCGGCTTACAAGCCATGGAACTATCGCACAGCGGCATGCTTGTGCATTACGGCAAGCCAGGCAGCCCGGCCAAGGATCAGTTGCTGCAACTGATGCTGCCGCAACAGCGCCGCGTGCAGTTGCGTGCACGCCTGGTGCGTCGCCTCAGCCAGGCGCGCTATGCCTATAGCCTGACGACCCTGCATGCGGAAGATGAGCAGACGCTACGCCAGTACCTTTTCGAGCAACACAGCGACCTTCAGCATCGCCCCGCAACGATTGGTTGA
- a CDS encoding MerR family transcriptional regulator: MSEFAGARSPISSALKQEELFPIREVSRLTGVNPVTLRAWERRYGLIQPTRTDSGHRLYSQADIDAVRSILAWIERGVAVSKVGSILAKSVASRSVATPAYDEVSSDDWSQWQEQLRRALENFDEPRLERLYGQIFSCYPLAVVFQDILMPLWQELLLRQDDVGQRGEWLLLDGFLRGRCWQRLQLGRDESRDRILLASLPGQCRELELLVAALLLSNQDSDVTLMGPGVPLKDLALICERMQPQALVLFSNQPPGEDFPRQLSRLALALECPLLLAGDSSDLAEESLAGSPIACLGNEGRLMQRRLQQFLAGHLDT; this comes from the coding sequence ATGTCCGAATTTGCCGGTGCCAGATCACCCATTTCCAGTGCGCTGAAGCAGGAAGAACTGTTTCCGATCCGTGAAGTATCGCGGCTGACGGGCGTCAACCCTGTCACCTTGCGAGCCTGGGAACGGCGTTACGGCTTGATCCAGCCGACCCGCACCGACAGCGGTCACCGTCTTTACTCGCAAGCCGATATCGATGCCGTGCGCAGCATCCTGGCGTGGATCGAGCGTGGCGTCGCAGTCAGCAAGGTCGGCTCGATCCTGGCCAAGAGCGTCGCCAGCCGTAGTGTCGCGACACCGGCTTACGACGAAGTCAGCAGCGATGACTGGAGCCAGTGGCAGGAGCAGTTGCGTCGTGCCTTGGAGAACTTCGACGAGCCGCGCCTTGAACGGTTGTACGGCCAGATTTTCTCCTGCTATCCACTGGCAGTGGTGTTTCAGGACATCCTGATGCCGCTGTGGCAGGAGCTATTGTTGCGTCAGGATGACGTTGGTCAGCGTGGTGAATGGCTTCTGCTCGACGGCTTTCTCAGAGGACGCTGCTGGCAGCGTTTGCAGTTGGGCCGTGATGAGTCGCGTGATCGCATCCTGCTCGCATCGCTGCCGGGGCAGTGCCGTGAGCTGGAGTTGCTGGTAGCAGCCTTGCTGCTGAGCAACCAGGACTCCGATGTGACGCTGATGGGGCCGGGCGTCCCTTTGAAGGATCTGGCGCTGATCTGCGAGCGGATGCAGCCGCAGGCGCTGGTGCTGTTCAGCAATCAACCGCCAGGCGAGGATTTTCCACGCCAGCTTTCACGCCTGGCACTGGCATTGGAATGCCCGTTGTTGCTGGCCGGCGACAGCTCCGATCTTGCCGAAGAAAGCCTGGCGGGTTCACCCATTGCCTGCCTGGGCAATGAAGGGCGACTGATGCAGCGGCGTTTGCAGCAGTTTCTCGCCGGTCACCTCGACACCTGA
- a CDS encoding antibiotic biosynthesis monooxygenase yields MSPVTLMVARRVANGRYHDFIAWLREGEHLATDFPGYLGSGVLAPPAGDDEFQIVFRFSDEQTMAAWEHSASRQAWLARGTGLFAQPQEKRAVGLDAWFGSAHRQTPRWKQSVAIWLAFFPVSLAFNLLFGPWLSDLSLVTRVLLSTLALTPLMTYLFIPLSTRLLEPWLQGSSAPRLSKRAASIGKS; encoded by the coding sequence ATGTCCCCCGTTACGCTCATGGTGGCGCGTCGCGTTGCCAACGGCCGCTATCACGACTTCATCGCATGGCTGCGTGAGGGTGAACACCTGGCCACCGATTTCCCTGGTTATCTCGGTTCCGGCGTCCTGGCGCCCCCCGCCGGCGATGACGAATTCCAGATCGTATTCCGCTTCAGCGACGAACAGACCATGGCAGCCTGGGAGCACTCGGCTTCTCGCCAGGCCTGGCTCGCACGCGGCACTGGCCTGTTCGCCCAACCGCAGGAGAAGCGCGCCGTAGGCCTCGATGCCTGGTTCGGCAGCGCCCACCGGCAAACGCCGCGCTGGAAACAGAGCGTGGCCATCTGGCTGGCCTTCTTCCCGGTTTCGCTGGCCTTCAACCTGCTGTTCGGCCCCTGGCTGAGCGACCTGTCGCTGGTCACGCGCGTTCTGCTTTCCACCCTGGCACTTACACCGCTGATGACCTATCTGTTCATCCCGCTGTCCACACGCCTGCTGGAGCCATGGCTACAAGGCTCCAGCGCACCTCGGCTGAGCAAACGCGCGGCCAGCATTGGCAAATCCTGA
- the folM gene encoding dihydromonapterin reductase, whose translation MSAASFPILITGAGQRIGLYCAERLLDDGQAVIISYRQERDSIARLRERGAIALQADFSDEAGILAFIEHVKSHCSGLRAIVHNASQWLAETHGEEADVFRQLFSVHMLAPYLINLHCSELLLRSEHADIVHVSDDVVRKGSANRPAYCASKAGLESLTLSFAARLAPRIKVNGIAPALLMFNEGDDQAYRSKTLAKSALGIEPGPQVFYQSLRYLLDTPYLTGTTLTLNGGRHLK comes from the coding sequence ATGAGCGCTGCCAGCTTTCCCATCCTGATCACCGGCGCCGGCCAGCGAATCGGCCTGTACTGCGCCGAGCGTCTGCTCGATGACGGCCAGGCGGTGATCATCAGCTACCGCCAGGAGCGCGACAGCATTGCCCGCCTACGCGAACGCGGCGCCATCGCCTTGCAGGCAGATTTCAGCGATGAAGCGGGCATCCTCGCCTTCATCGAGCACGTGAAAAGCCATTGTTCAGGACTGCGTGCCATCGTGCACAACGCGTCGCAGTGGCTGGCCGAAACACACGGTGAAGAAGCCGATGTCTTTCGCCAGCTGTTCAGCGTGCACATGCTCGCGCCCTACCTGATCAACCTGCATTGCAGCGAGTTGCTGCTGCGTTCGGAGCACGCGGACATCGTCCATGTCAGCGACGACGTGGTACGCAAGGGCAGCGCCAACCGCCCGGCCTATTGCGCCAGCAAGGCCGGCCTGGAAAGTCTGACGCTGTCCTTCGCTGCGCGCCTGGCACCTCGCATCAAGGTCAACGGCATCGCCCCGGCGTTGCTGATGTTCAACGAAGGCGACGACCAGGCATACCGCAGCAAGACCCTGGCCAAATCGGCACTCGGCATCGAGCCCGGCCCGCAGGTTTTCTACCAGAGCCTGCGCTACCTGCTGGACACCCCCTATCTGACCGGCACCACCCTTACCCTCAACGGCGGCCGCCACCTCAAGTGA
- the folE gene encoding GTP cyclohydrolase I FolE: MSEPLSQQYREILVGLGENPEREGLLDTPKRAAKAMQYLCHGYQQSLEEIVNGALFESDNDEMVIVKDIELYSLCEHHLLPFIGKAHVAYIPTGKVLGLSKVARIVDMFARRLQIQENLTKQIADAVQSVTNAAGVAVVIEAKHMCMMMRGVEKQNSVMSSSVMLGAFRESYNTRHEFLQLIGRNN; encoded by the coding sequence ATGAGCGAACCTCTTTCCCAGCAATACCGCGAGATTCTTGTAGGCCTCGGTGAAAACCCCGAGCGCGAGGGCCTGCTCGACACGCCGAAACGTGCGGCCAAGGCCATGCAGTACCTCTGCCACGGTTATCAGCAGTCACTGGAAGAAATCGTCAACGGCGCACTGTTCGAGTCGGACAACGACGAGATGGTGATCGTCAAGGACATCGAGCTGTATTCGCTGTGCGAGCATCACCTGCTGCCCTTCATTGGCAAGGCGCATGTCGCCTACATCCCGACCGGCAAGGTGCTTGGCCTGTCCAAGGTGGCACGGATCGTCGACATGTTCGCCCGCCGTCTGCAGATCCAGGAGAACCTCACCAAGCAGATCGCCGATGCCGTGCAGAGCGTCACCAACGCCGCAGGCGTTGCCGTGGTGATCGAAGCCAAGCACATGTGCATGATGATGCGCGGGGTAGAAAAGCAGAACTCGGTCATGAGCAGCTCGGTGATGCTCGGCGCCTTCCGCGAGTCCTACAATACCCGCCATGAATTCCTGCAACTGATCGGACGGAACAACTAA
- the folX gene encoding dihydroneopterin triphosphate 2'-epimerase, with protein sequence MPRLEPGMARIRVKDLRLRTYIGIKEEEINNKQDVLINLTILYPAVDAVQVNDIDHALNYRTITKAIIAHVEGNRFALLERLTQEILDLVMANPAVRYAEVEVDKPHALRFAESVSITLAGHR encoded by the coding sequence ATGCCGCGACTGGAACCCGGAATGGCGCGCATCCGCGTCAAGGATCTGCGCCTGCGCACCTACATCGGCATCAAGGAAGAGGAGATCAACAACAAGCAGGACGTGCTGATCAACCTGACCATTCTCTATCCGGCCGTCGATGCCGTGCAGGTCAACGACATCGACCACGCCCTGAACTACCGCACCATCACCAAGGCGATCATCGCTCACGTCGAGGGCAATCGCTTCGCCCTGCTCGAACGCCTGACCCAGGAGATTCTCGACCTGGTGATGGCCAATCCGGCAGTGCGCTACGCCGAGGTGGAAGTGGATAAACCGCATGCCCTGCGTTTCGCCGAGTCGGTGTCGATCACCCTGGCCGGGCACCGCTGA
- a CDS encoding DUF1244 domain-containing protein, which produces MTEQERLELEAAAFRALVQHLRDRTDVQNIELMNLAGFCRNCLSKWYKAAADDLGVEVSIDQARETVYGMPYADWKAKHQKEASAEQKAAFEKGKHA; this is translated from the coding sequence ATGACCGAGCAAGAACGCCTCGAACTGGAAGCCGCAGCCTTCCGTGCCCTGGTGCAGCACCTGCGTGATCGCACTGACGTACAGAATATCGAGCTGATGAACCTGGCCGGTTTCTGCCGTAACTGCCTGTCGAAGTGGTACAAGGCCGCCGCTGATGATCTTGGCGTCGAAGTGAGCATCGACCAGGCCCGCGAAACCGTGTACGGCATGCCCTATGCCGACTGGAAGGCCAAACACCAGAAAGAAGCCTCGGCCGAACAGAAAGCCGCATTCGAAAAAGGAAAACACGCATGA
- a CDS encoding HopJ type III effector protein, with protein MTALTDLRSRLQQDDYAFSETLAFVAEHYDYQPSAFRNGDVENAAGQNEGSCKTLGLALLEGFSQDEALRAFGEHYRSVVATPNGSDHGNIRALMTHGLEGVAFEQQPLKAKQ; from the coding sequence ATGACCGCCCTCACCGACCTGCGCAGTCGCTTGCAGCAGGACGACTACGCCTTCAGCGAAACCCTGGCCTTCGTCGCCGAGCACTATGACTATCAGCCCAGCGCCTTTCGCAATGGAGACGTGGAAAACGCTGCCGGGCAGAACGAAGGCTCGTGCAAGACACTGGGCCTGGCCCTGCTCGAGGGGTTCAGCCAGGACGAAGCACTGCGTGCCTTCGGCGAACACTATCGCAGCGTAGTGGCCACGCCGAACGGCAGCGATCACGGCAATATTCGCGCCTTAATGACCCACGGCCTGGAAGGTGTGGCGTTCGAGCAACAGCCGCTCAAAGCCAAGCAATAG